A single region of the Plasmodium malariae genome assembly, chromosome: 7 genome encodes:
- the PmUG01_07031200 gene encoding pyridoxal 5'-phosphate dependent enzyme class III, putative, producing MKYLNNLKELENKIKAICDNYSVVSPPKILIVTKNVGIEEINNIHTYDKKYHFGENSIDVLAEKSEQLPGTIKWHFIGNLQSKKCKYVLNIKNLYMIESLDKQKKAMLLNNYLKIMNENEQNNSDNLKKIRVLIQIKTADDPNKTGMLHNNYEDIENTIVYIITNCNFLIFKGLMTISSLEINTRENSFIILNNIRKRLLNNQIVSNYFQNKKFHMSMGMSGDFELAIKHHATHLRVGRAIFS from the coding sequence ATGAAATACTTAAACAATTTAAAGGAACTggaaaataagataaaagcAATATGTGATAATTATTCTGTTGTTAGCCCaccaaaaatattaatagtaacTAAGAATGTAGGAATAGAGGAAATAAACAACATTCACAcctatgataaaaaataccATTTCGGGGAAAACTCTATTGATGTTTTAGCAGAAAAATCTGAACAGTTACCAGGTACAATAAAATGGCATTTCATAGGTAATTTACaatcaaaaaaatgtaaatatgttttaaatataaaaaatttgtatatgaTTGAATCATtagataaacaaaaaaaagcaatgttattaaataattatttaaaaattatgaatgaAAATGAACAGAATAATagtgataatttaaaaaaaattcgtgTACTGATACAAATTAAAACTGCTGATGATCCAAATAAGACAGGAATgttacataataattatgaggATATTGAAAATACCATTGTATACATTATTACCAACTGcaatttcttaatatttaaagGGTTAATGACTATATCTTCCTTAGAAATAAATACACGAgaaaattcatttattattttaaataatataagaaagagacttttaaataatcaaattgtaagtaattattttcagaataaaaaatttcatatgaGTATGGGAATGTCTGGTGATTTTGAGCTAGCCATTAAGCATCATGCAACTCATCTAAGGGTTGGACGAGCAATTTTCAGCTAA
- the PmUG01_07031300 gene encoding TLD domain-containing protein — MDENQTKNKIKVLNVFQNEGITEKLQYSNKFEFEKGIIRNAIVSTNINKYTKLEDKDKERKNCILFREQCEYCLTNFSISGHLILTKESLLFEPDLRDKNVIKDGFGTYQIFIDLYDIYECAHIVVPTKDTYLCNNEDTCGFIQVLLKSIYSRMCNDSLSKRNSTNKLYNINSNEGNNNMDEINKQKSISYYKYISKSLSYVFNLANPLVQNISLKDYKNNQIEETNFSTDISKQSENNDNEKMEHEKGERGERDERDEKNELMKRKKNNFHNFDITSPKNNIVDHLQDSDLKIYQKINETDYSKVISSHPSITYKNNLNLANSNYSFRDEDNSIVFGKTKRRLSNITKEIKSKGETITAMEEDINKDDEENTSSASGIYLKNDPYKQPITVNINESIINEASGNDVSFNKNFSKKPYPEENDMKRASGKNGHSIENNKNDESDIYNRSGKKNTDTMKREESSNILNASQPSYSNRLKNISFELHNKSINNALHNYTNINDHFSNKLDDHLENGELMKRVHKKYEEKSFILFRFFNNNKAYETTTKIIKEIDEVRKSENKIKKTITSVPFTSNELLRSIIEQSLIAKESKKKLQRTNSMNDMKDLKYLDLTPKLEYISGSVKLLSKEMTKQINYYLPPTLSIKIWKLAFCSSIHGVSLKTLYRSVLNKGCVILLICDMDNVLFGCFLDKLHCDNCYYGSGENFLFTFKNSCNKLKDGKIKKVKEVDCSSTYNRSSDNLYTSDENMECTKRENTSIETNDIKVFNNNSYCTNTHEKLSCDFEDNTQELTKGYCNEASDEPRATVYINTSKTYIHDYNYDGVSSSKEISSFKAKTINEEKFNSFMHQKNDEFCDISTPDVDKLELNEQNDSSSSNKNCKNDYSINNNCGDNNKCGGNSNCGGNSNCGGNSNCGGNSNCGGNSNCGGNSNCGGNSNCGGNSNCGSNKKSGEGISIQVYSWTSRNSYFVYSDERSITIGGGDNYALVINDDLCKGQTNKSNTYDNDLLTHDDEFEIQFLQLWIFDDT; from the exons ATGGATGAAAatcaaacaaaaaataaaataaaagtgttAAACGTTTTCCAGAATGAAGGCATAACAGAAAAATTGCAATATTCCAATAAATTTGAA TTcgaaaaaggaataatacGCAATGCAATAGTTTCAAcgaacataaataaatacacgAAACTGGAGGATAAGGATaaagagagaaaaaattgtattttatttcgAGAACAGTGTGAATATTGTTTAACTAATTTTTCCATAAGTGGTCACctaattttaacaaaagaatctttattatttgagCCTGATTTGAGagataaaaatgtaattaagGATGGATTTGGAACatatcaaatatttattgatttatatgatatttatGAATGTGCTCATATTGTTGTGCCAACAAAAGATACTTACTTATGTAATAATGAAGACACATGTGGTTTTATTcaagttttattaaaaagtatttataGTAGAATGTGCAATGATTCTTTAAGTAAACGAAATAGTACTAACAAgttatataacattaatagtaatgaaggaaataataatatggatgaaataaataaacaaaaaagtatatcatactataaatatataagcaaAAGTTTATCTTACGTATTTAATTTAGCCAATCCGTTAGttcaaaatatatcattgaaagattataaaaataatcaaattGAAGAAACGAATTTTTCTACAGATATATCAAAGCAAAGTGAAAATAATGACAACGAAAAGATGGAGCATGAAAAGGGTGAAAGGGGTGAAAGGGATGAAAGGGATGAAAAGAATGAActaatgaaaaggaaaaaaaataatttccaTAATTTTGATATCACATCACCGAAGAATAATATTGTTGACCATTTACAAGATAGcgatttaaaaatttatcaaaaaattaatgaaactGATTATAGTAAGGTCATTTCTTCTCATCCAagtataacatataaaaataatttaaatttagcTAATTCTAATTACTCCTTTAGGGATGAAGATAATTCAATCGTATttggaaaaacaaaaagaagaTTATCGAATATAACCAAAGAGATTAAATCAAAAGGAGAGACGATTACTGCAATGGAagaagatataaataaagatgatgaagaaaataCATCTAGCGCAAGtggaatatatttaaaaaacgaCCCATATAAGCAGCCAATCACAGTTAATATTAACGAATCTATTATAAACGAAGCTAGTGGTAACGACGTTagctttaataaaaattttagtaaaaaacCATATCCTGAGGAAAACGATATGAAGAGAGCATCCGGAAAAAATGGCCACtctattgaaaataataaaaatgatgaaagtgatatatataatagaagtggtaaaaaaaatacagacACGATGAAGAGAGAAGAAAGTAGCAATATTCTGAACGCATCACAACCCTCGTATTCCAAtagattaaaaaatatttcctttGAGCTTCATAATAAGAGCATAAACAATGCATTGCATAATTAtactaatataaatgatcATTTTAGCAATAAATTGGATGACCATTTAGAGAATGGTGAGTTAATGAAACGAGTACATAAGAAATATGAAGAGAAAAGTTTTATACTATTtagattttttaataataataaggcATATGAAACAactacaaaaataataaaagagatAGATGAAGTAAGAAAGTCagagaataaaataaaaaagacaaTCACATCAGTACCATTCACATCGAACGAATTGTTAAGAAGTATTATTGAACAATCGTTAATTGCTAAGgaatccaaaaaaaaattgcaaagaACGAATTCAATGAATGATATGaaagatttaaaatatttagacTTAACACCAAAATTGGAGTATATTAGCGGTTCTGTAAAGTTATTAAGTAAAGAAATGACCAAACAAatcaattattatttaccACCTACCTTGAGCATTAAAATATGGAAATTGGCTTTTTGCTCAAGCATACATGGAGTATCcttaaaaacattatatagaAGTGTTCTGAATAAAGGATGTGTAATATTGCTAATATGTGATATGGATAATGTTTTGTTTGGATGTTTTTTAGACAAATTACATTGTGATAATTGTTATTACGGGTCAggagaaaattttttatttactttcaAAAATTcatgtaataaattaaaagatggaaaaataaaaaaagtaaaagaagtTGATTGTAGTAGTACATATAATAGAAGCTcagataatttatatacatcGGACGAAAATATGGAGTGTacaaaaagggaaaatacgTCCATAGAAACTAATGATATTAAAGTGTTCAATAATAATTCGTATTGTACAAATACACATGAAAAACTGTCATGCGATTTTGAAGATAATACACAGGAATTAACAAAAGGTTATTGTAATGAAGCAAGTGATGAACCTAGAGCtactgtatatataaatacatccAAAACGTATATACACGATTATAATTATGATGGTGTAAGTTCATCTAAAGAAATTAGCAGTTTTAAAGCAAAAACCATAAATGAGGAGAAATTTAACTCATTCATGCAtcaaaaaaatgatgaatttTGCGATATTTCCACTCCGGATGTGGATAAATTGGAGCTAAACGAGCAGAACGacagtagcagtagtaacAAAAACTGTAAAAATGACTattctataaataataattgtggagataataataaatgcgGTGGTAATAGTAACTGCGGTGGTAATAGTAACTGCGGTGGTAATAGTAACTGCGGTGGTAATAGTAACTGCGGTGGTAATAGTAACTGCGGTGGTAATAGTAACTGTGGTGGTAATAGTAACTGCGGTGGTAATAGTAACTGTggaagtaataaaaaaagtggTGAGGGCATTTCAATTCAAGTGTATTCATGGACAAGTAGAAATAGTTATTTTGTGTACTCAGATGAGAGATCAATAACAATTGGGGGTGGAGATAACTATGCTTTAGTTATTAATGATGACTTATGCAAAGGTCAGACCAACAAAAGTAATACATATGATAACGATTTATTAACGCATGACGATGAATTTGAAATTCAATTTTTACAGCTATGGATATTTGATGACACTTAG